Genomic window (Candidatus Babeliales bacterium):
GTTGTTTCATAAATATTACCTTATTAACCTGGATCACCACGCACGCCAACGGCGGCTCGTGACGACGATCGGAAATTTCTTGTGCTTATTATAAAAAACCTTTTCAAATACGGGGAGTAATTTTAGGATAAGCACTAAATATGGGTGGTTATCTGGCAACGGTTACCTGCGCTGGGCGAAGGACCTGATCTTTAAACATGTACCCTTTTTGCACCACATCAACGATATTGCCTGACGAAACTCCAGGCGCATCCACAGATGCTATCGCCTCATGAATATCAGGATTAAAAACGGTGCGTTCAGTTATTTCCGTTACCTTTGAAGCGGTAAGCATTTTATGCAATGACGCATGAATCATCTCAAACCCAGTAAGCCATTCCTCATGACCAGCTACTTTTTTTGATTCAGCTATTGCACGATCAAAATCATCCACAATACCGATCAACTGCTTGAAAACCTGTACTTGCGCTGACTGCATCCAGTTTGCCTGATCCCGTTCTTGCCGACGCTTAAAATTTTGAAAGTCTGCTATCGAATGAAGATATTTCTCTTTCCACTCAGCAAGCTGCTGCTGGCAAGCCGCTAGTTCATTACTTGTCTTTTCAGTTTCTGGTGCTGCATCCTGGGAGCAACATCCTGCTTGCTGTTCGGTTACATCATCCATTCCAATGTTATTATCGTGATTATCTAAAGCCATTTCAATCCCCTTGCCTATAAAAATCCATTTTGATATATGGTTTTAGTATAACAAAGCTACAAAAGCGGCTCAAGTAATAGGAAGTTACTCTTTAAAGCTCTTTCATATAATCACCGTAAAAAACGATCTACACGACCCAATTAGATAAAAACCTTCCTTTTTTTCTCTAATTTTTTTATACATAAGTACGTTGACAGTAATACCAGCATCCTAATAAGGTTCCTTTCCATGAAAAAATTAATACGTTTAAGCAGTTTATTAATCATCCAAGCAGCATTCGTTTCCCTGCCTCTTTTTGGTATAGGCGACCTTCATTTTTACCGCGCACAATCAATTTTTACTGAACCCCGTTTTGAAAAAGAGTGGCTTGCTAGTTTTGATGTCACCGCCGGAGGTGGCCGCACCAAACATGCACGCGACTGTTTTGGTCACAAAACCAGTCTACTGAATATCTATGGACTCCACGCAATGCAGCCGCTCGGTAACGGAGTGCCAAAAGATCCCAATAGTGTTACCGATATAATCTTGACTAACCTTGCACAAATTCCTGCGACCAATAATTTTGGGAAACTCCTTTTTACAGGCAGTTTTTCTTTCCAAGAATTTAACCTTTCTTATATTCAAAATTTTGCGTACGGTTTTTTTGCTGGCGCAGAACTTCCGATCAAACGACTTAAATTAAGTGATATCGATTTTAGAGATTGCACGCAAACGGCATGTTGTCCAAATAACAGCATCCCACAATGGCAGGATTTTTTAGACTCATTTGATCGCATTTTACAAGCACACAGTCTGTATATCTGTCCTGTTAAAAAAACCGGTGTTGGAGATCTAATAGTCTATACCGGTTGGACCGTGAACTACCAAGGAACTGAAATCATTGATTTCATTGATGGAACTTTAAAACTGGGTGTTAACATCCCAACCTCATCAACAAAAAGCGAATCCAGCATATTTGATATCCCCCTTGGATATGATAAACACGCGGGCATTATAACAACGTTTGATAGCTCTTTTGGCGCCTACGATTGGCTCACCATGGGCGGACATATCGAAGCACTCATTTTCTTCAGTAAGCAAAAAGATCTGCATATGAAAACAGATCTTCGCCAAAACGGATTTATCAAATTGGCACAAGGCGCTGCCAACGTCCACAAAGGCCCCATCTGGCGTCTTGGCGTATATAGCCGTGCCGATCATGTGGTACGGGGCTTTTCATGTACTCTTGCATATTCCTACACACGAGCAAATCCAGATAAAGTAATCCCTTGTGATACAAAACTATTCGATGCAGCAATCGTCAATTCTGATGA
Coding sequences:
- a CDS encoding nucleotide exchange factor GrpE — protein: MALDNHDNNIGMDDVTEQQAGCCSQDAAPETEKTSNELAACQQQLAEWKEKYLHSIADFQNFKRRQERDQANWMQSAQVQVFKQLIGIVDDFDRAIAESKKVAGHEEWLTGFEMIHASLHKMLTASKVTEITERTVFNPDIHEAIASVDAPGVSSGNIVDVVQKGYMFKDQVLRPAQVTVAR